In one window of Tachypleus tridentatus isolate NWPU-2018 chromosome 2, ASM421037v1, whole genome shotgun sequence DNA:
- the LOC143245373 gene encoding ceramide glucosyltransferase-like isoform X2, with amino-acid sequence MHVKSKLKLHKKRQHTQPEEPLPGVSIIKPLVGVDPNLFSNLETFFTQSYPQYELLLCINDENDPCIMLVNRLLEKYPNVDAKIFIGGMKVGVNPKINNMQPGYEAAKYDLFLVSDSGIRMKEDTLLDMVLCMKDDTGLVHQMPFTCDRKGFPAIVEKVFFGTSHARIYLSADLCRINCPTGMSALMRKNVLDEVGGIKAFAEYLAEDFFFAKSFTDRGWKLRISSQPAWQNSGHCDITSFRNRITRWGKLRFAMVPHTIFFEPLSECLFLGIFAAWAANFLLSWDCFVLYLVHVLLWFLLDWILLCIIQNSPLPFSKGDFVVAWLFRESSALFLFLKALFDPMIQWRTGTYRLRWGGMAEEIKPKL; translated from the exons ATGCATGTTAAGAG TAAACTAAAACTACACAAGAAACGACAACATACCCAGCCAGAAGAACCTCTTCCGGGCGTGTCTATTATCAAACCTTTGGTGGGGGTCGACCCTAACTTATTTAGTAACTTGGAGACCTTTTTCACTCAGAGTTATCCACAG TATGAACTGTTGTTGTGCATCAACGATGAGAATGACCCCTGCATTATGTTAGTTAATCGCCTCTTGGAAAAGTATCCCAATGTTGATGCCAAAATATTTATAG GAGGAATGAAAGTAGGAGTTaatccaaaaataaacaatatgcaGCCTGGTTATGAAGCAGCCAAATATGATTTGTTTCTAGTCTCTGATAGTGGCATTAGAA TGAAAGAAGACACGTTATTAGACATGGTTCTTTGTATGAAAGATGATACAGGGTTAGTACACCAGATGCCTTTTACATGTGACAGGAAAGGTTTTCCTGCAATAGTAGAAAAG GTGTTCTTCGGTACTTCTCATGCACGCATATACTTGTCTGCTGACTTGTGCAGAATCAACTGCCCTACTGGGATGTCTGCATTGATGCGGAAAAATGTGCTTGATGAAGTGGGGGGAATCAAAGCGTTTGCTGAGTATCTGGCTGAAGATTTCTTCTTTGCTAAATCTTTTACTGACAG AGGCTGGAAGCTAAGAATCAGTTCTCAGCCTGCTTGGCAAAATTCAGGGCACTGTGACATCACTAGTTTTAGAAATCGTATTACGAG GTGGGGAAAGCTTCGATTTGCTATGGTGCCTCACACTATCTTTTTTGAACCACTTTCTGAGTGTCTTTTTTTGGGAATTTTTGCTGCATGGGCAGCAAATTTTCTCCTAAGCTGGGACTGCTTTGTGTTGTACTTAGTGCATGTGCTACTTTGGTTTTTACTTGACTGGATTCTTCTGTGTATTATTCAG AACAGTCCCCTACCGTTTAGTAAAGGAGACTTTGTGGTGGCATGGTTGTTCCGTGAGAGTTCAGCCCTATTTCTGTTTTTGAAAGCTCTGTTTGATCCTATGATTCAGTGGCGAACTGGAACCTACAGGCTAAGATGGGGTGGAATGGCAGAAGAAATTAAACCTAAATTGTAA
- the LOC143245373 gene encoding ceramide glucosyltransferase-like isoform X1: protein MAFLFYTLFGFAIFFFGGWCFVWLMHLMAIFNAKLKLHKKRQHTQPEEPLPGVSIIKPLVGVDPNLFSNLETFFTQSYPQYELLLCINDENDPCIMLVNRLLEKYPNVDAKIFIGGMKVGVNPKINNMQPGYEAAKYDLFLVSDSGIRMKEDTLLDMVLCMKDDTGLVHQMPFTCDRKGFPAIVEKVFFGTSHARIYLSADLCRINCPTGMSALMRKNVLDEVGGIKAFAEYLAEDFFFAKSFTDRGWKLRISSQPAWQNSGHCDITSFRNRITRWGKLRFAMVPHTIFFEPLSECLFLGIFAAWAANFLLSWDCFVLYLVHVLLWFLLDWILLCIIQNSPLPFSKGDFVVAWLFRESSALFLFLKALFDPMIQWRTGTYRLRWGGMAEEIKPKL from the exons TAAACTAAAACTACACAAGAAACGACAACATACCCAGCCAGAAGAACCTCTTCCGGGCGTGTCTATTATCAAACCTTTGGTGGGGGTCGACCCTAACTTATTTAGTAACTTGGAGACCTTTTTCACTCAGAGTTATCCACAG TATGAACTGTTGTTGTGCATCAACGATGAGAATGACCCCTGCATTATGTTAGTTAATCGCCTCTTGGAAAAGTATCCCAATGTTGATGCCAAAATATTTATAG GAGGAATGAAAGTAGGAGTTaatccaaaaataaacaatatgcaGCCTGGTTATGAAGCAGCCAAATATGATTTGTTTCTAGTCTCTGATAGTGGCATTAGAA TGAAAGAAGACACGTTATTAGACATGGTTCTTTGTATGAAAGATGATACAGGGTTAGTACACCAGATGCCTTTTACATGTGACAGGAAAGGTTTTCCTGCAATAGTAGAAAAG GTGTTCTTCGGTACTTCTCATGCACGCATATACTTGTCTGCTGACTTGTGCAGAATCAACTGCCCTACTGGGATGTCTGCATTGATGCGGAAAAATGTGCTTGATGAAGTGGGGGGAATCAAAGCGTTTGCTGAGTATCTGGCTGAAGATTTCTTCTTTGCTAAATCTTTTACTGACAG AGGCTGGAAGCTAAGAATCAGTTCTCAGCCTGCTTGGCAAAATTCAGGGCACTGTGACATCACTAGTTTTAGAAATCGTATTACGAG GTGGGGAAAGCTTCGATTTGCTATGGTGCCTCACACTATCTTTTTTGAACCACTTTCTGAGTGTCTTTTTTTGGGAATTTTTGCTGCATGGGCAGCAAATTTTCTCCTAAGCTGGGACTGCTTTGTGTTGTACTTAGTGCATGTGCTACTTTGGTTTTTACTTGACTGGATTCTTCTGTGTATTATTCAG AACAGTCCCCTACCGTTTAGTAAAGGAGACTTTGTGGTGGCATGGTTGTTCCGTGAGAGTTCAGCCCTATTTCTGTTTTTGAAAGCTCTGTTTGATCCTATGATTCAGTGGCGAACTGGAACCTACAGGCTAAGATGGGGTGGAATGGCAGAAGAAATTAAACCTAAATTGTAA
- the LOC143245373 gene encoding ceramide glucosyltransferase-like isoform X3 has protein sequence MAFLFYTLFGFAIFFFGGWCFVWLMHLMAIFNAKLKLHKKRQHTQPEEPLPGVSIIKPLVGVDPNLFSNLETFFTQSYPQYELLLCINDENDPCIMLVNRLLEKYPNVDAKIFIGGMKVGVNPKINNMQPGYEAAKYDLFLVSDSGIRMKEDTLLDMVLCMKDDTGLVHQMPFTCDRKGFPAIVEKVFFGTSHARIYLSADLCRINCPTGMSALMRKNVLDEVGGIKAFAEYLAEDFFFAKSFTDRGWKLRISSQPAWQNSGHCDITSFRNRITRWGKLRFAMVPHTIFFEPLSECLFLGIFAAWAANFLLSWDCFVLYLVHVLLWFLLDWILLCIIQSPTV, from the exons TAAACTAAAACTACACAAGAAACGACAACATACCCAGCCAGAAGAACCTCTTCCGGGCGTGTCTATTATCAAACCTTTGGTGGGGGTCGACCCTAACTTATTTAGTAACTTGGAGACCTTTTTCACTCAGAGTTATCCACAG TATGAACTGTTGTTGTGCATCAACGATGAGAATGACCCCTGCATTATGTTAGTTAATCGCCTCTTGGAAAAGTATCCCAATGTTGATGCCAAAATATTTATAG GAGGAATGAAAGTAGGAGTTaatccaaaaataaacaatatgcaGCCTGGTTATGAAGCAGCCAAATATGATTTGTTTCTAGTCTCTGATAGTGGCATTAGAA TGAAAGAAGACACGTTATTAGACATGGTTCTTTGTATGAAAGATGATACAGGGTTAGTACACCAGATGCCTTTTACATGTGACAGGAAAGGTTTTCCTGCAATAGTAGAAAAG GTGTTCTTCGGTACTTCTCATGCACGCATATACTTGTCTGCTGACTTGTGCAGAATCAACTGCCCTACTGGGATGTCTGCATTGATGCGGAAAAATGTGCTTGATGAAGTGGGGGGAATCAAAGCGTTTGCTGAGTATCTGGCTGAAGATTTCTTCTTTGCTAAATCTTTTACTGACAG AGGCTGGAAGCTAAGAATCAGTTCTCAGCCTGCTTGGCAAAATTCAGGGCACTGTGACATCACTAGTTTTAGAAATCGTATTACGAG GTGGGGAAAGCTTCGATTTGCTATGGTGCCTCACACTATCTTTTTTGAACCACTTTCTGAGTGTCTTTTTTTGGGAATTTTTGCTGCATGGGCAGCAAATTTTCTCCTAAGCTGGGACTGCTTTGTGTTGTACTTAGTGCATGTGCTACTTTGGTTTTTACTTGACTGGATTCTTCTGTGTATTATTCAG TCCCCTACCGTTTAG